From a region of the Cyclopterus lumpus isolate fCycLum1 chromosome 5, fCycLum1.pri, whole genome shotgun sequence genome:
- the LOC117730838 gene encoding uncharacterized protein LOC117730838 — translation MAAVPTLSAKEQEHVDLMQISWEAARMQERSTRGRKEAVEELRRLRLTGRFRDICKLKPGRSNAEHLLFKIQTGFPCSQAAQLEEDRKSEALWEYCKHLCVNWSACDFVVHPSASWLGALPDGLVYHPKEMSGFGPVHVQCIGSRSFVECKFLFCRDGVLQPKRSHSHYWHIQGEMMVTGTEWCDLLVFSREDLLVQRVYRDAALIRVMKRKLDDFFFYYYLPCLRPQL, via the coding sequence ATGGCGGCCGTCCCTACCCTCAGTGCTAAGGAGCAGGAGCATGTGGACCTCATGCAGATCTCCTGGGAGGCCGCACGCATGCAGGAGCGCTCAACACGAGGACGCAAGGAGgcagtggaggagctgaggaggctGCGCCTGACTGGCCGCTTCAGGGACATCTGCAAGCTGAAACCAGGAAGGAGCAATGCGGAGCACCTGCTCTTCAAGATACAGACAGGGTTCCCCTGCAGCCAGGCGgcccagctggaggaggacaggaagtccGAGGCCCTCTGGGAATACTGTAAACACTTGTGTGTCAACTGGTCCGCCTGCGACTTCGTGGTACACCCCAGTGCTTCGTGGCTGGGGGCGCTGCCCGACGGGTTGGTGTACCACCCCAAGGAGATGTCCGGCTTCGGGCCGGTGCACGTCCAGTGCATCGGGTCCAGGAGCTTCGTCGAGTGCAAATTCCTGTTCTGCCGGGACGGAGTCCTGCAGCCGAAGAGGAGCCACTCGCACTACTGGCACATCCAAGGGGAGATGATGGTGACGGGCACGGAGTGGTGCGACCTGCTGGTGTTCTCCAGAGAGGACCTGCTGGTCCAGCGCGTCTACCGAGATGCAGCTCTGATCAGAGtcatgaagaggaagctggacgatttctttttttattactacCTGCCGTGTTTGAGGCCCCAGCTTTAA
- the tmem167b gene encoding protein kish-B, whose amino-acid sequence MTNVYSLDGILAFGLLFVCTCAYLKKVPRLNSWLLSEKKGVWGVFYKAAVIGTRLHIAVAVSCLLMAFYVVFFK is encoded by the exons ATGACGAATG TGTACTCCTTGGATGGCATCCTGGCTTTTGGGCTGCTGTTCGTCTGCACGTGTGCGTACCTCAAGAAGGTGCCTCGCCTCAACAGCTGGCTGCTGTCGGAGAAGAAGGGAGTGTGGGGCGTCTTCTACAAAG CTGCGGTGATCGGGACGCGGCTGCACATCGCCGTGGCTGTTTCCTGCTTGCTCATGGCGTTCTACGTGGTCTTCTTCAAATGA
- the mapk14b gene encoding mitogen-activated protein kinase 14B isoform X2, which produces MSQERPTFYRQELNKTVWEVPERYQNLSPVGSGAYGSVCSVYDVKTGLKIAVKKLSRPFQSIIHAKRTYRELRLLKHMKHENVIGLLDVFTPATSLEEFNDVYLVTHLMGADLNNIVKCQKLTDDHVQFLIYQILRGLKYIHSADIIHRDLKPSNLAVNEDCELKILDFGLARHTDDEMTGYVATRWYRAPEIMLNWMHYNMTVDIWSVGCIMAELLTGQTLFPGTDHINQLQQIMRLTGTPPSSLISRMPSHEARNYINSLPQMPKRNFADVFIGANPLAVDLLEKMLVLDTDKRITASEALAHPYFAQYHDPDDEPEAEPYDQSFESRELEIEEWKRLTYEEVLSFEAPSFDGDEMES; this is translated from the exons ATGTCGCAGGAGAGACCCACTTTCTACCGGCAGGAGCTCAACAAGACCGTGTGGGAGGTGCCGGAGCGGTACCAGAACCTGTCCCCGGTGGGCTCCGGGGCGTACGGATCCGTCTG cTCGGTGTATGACGTGAAGACGGGCCTGAAGATAGCGGTGAAGAAGTTGTCCAGACCGTTCCAGTCCATCATCCACGCCAAGAGAACCTACCGAGAGCTGCGACTGctcaaacacatgaagcacGAGAAC GTGATCGGCCTGTTGGATGTGTTCACACCAGCAACGAGTCTGGAGGAGTTCAATGACGT GTACCTGGTGACCCACCTCATGGGGGCAGACCTCAACAACATCGTGAAGTGCCAAAAGCTGACGGATGACCACGTCCAGTTCCTCATCTACCAGATCCTCCGAGGCCTGAAG TACATCCACTCTGCAGACATCATCCACCGA GACTTGAAGCCCAGTAACCTGGCCGTGAACGAAGACTGTGagctcaag ATCCTGGACTTCGGGCTGGCGCGGCACACGGATGACGAGATGACGGGCTACGTGGCCACGCGGTGGTACCGCGCCCCGGAGATCATGCTCAACTGGATGCACTACAACATGACAG TGGACATCTGGTCGGTGGGCTGCATCATGGCGGAACTACTGACTGGACAGACGCTCTTCCCGGGCACAGACC ATATAaaccagctgcagcagataaTGCGCCTGACGGGgacgcccccctcctccctgatCAGCAGGATGCCCAGCCATGAG GCGAGGAACTACATCAACTCCCTGCCCCAGATGCCCAAGAGGAACTTTGCTGATGTGTTTATTGGGGCCAACCCTCTCG CGGTGGACCTGCTGGAGAAGATGCTGGTGCTGGACACAGACAAGCGGATCACGGCGTCGGAGGCTCTGGCCCACCCGTACTTCGCCCAGTACCACGACCCGGACGACGAGCCCGAGGCGGAGCCCTACGACCAGAGCTTCGAGAGCCGTGAGCTGGAGATCGAGGAATGGAAGA ggTTGACCTACGAGGAGGTTCTCAGCTTTGAGGCGCCGTCCTTCGATGGAGATGAGATGGAATCCTGA
- the mapk14b gene encoding mitogen-activated protein kinase 14B isoform X1 translates to MSQERPTFYRQELNKTVWEVPERYQNLSPVGSGAYGSVCSVYDVKTGLKIAVKKLSRPFQSIIHAKRTYRELRLLKHMKHENVIGLLDVFTPATSLEEFNDVYLVTHLMGADLNNIVKCQKLTDDHVQFLIYQILRGLKYIHSADIIHRDLKPSNLAVNEDCELKILDFGLARHTDDEMTGYVATRWYRAPEIMLNWMHYNMTVDIWSVGCIMAELLTGQTLFPGTDHINQLQQIMRLTGTPPSSLISRMPSHEARNYINSLPQMPKRNFADVFIGANPLAVDLLEKMLVLDTDKRITASEALAHPYFAQYHDPDDEPEAEPYDQSFESRELEIEEWKRLTYEEVLIMSSCSSGLTYEEVLSFEAPSFDGDEMES, encoded by the exons ATGTCGCAGGAGAGACCCACTTTCTACCGGCAGGAGCTCAACAAGACCGTGTGGGAGGTGCCGGAGCGGTACCAGAACCTGTCCCCGGTGGGCTCCGGGGCGTACGGATCCGTCTG cTCGGTGTATGACGTGAAGACGGGCCTGAAGATAGCGGTGAAGAAGTTGTCCAGACCGTTCCAGTCCATCATCCACGCCAAGAGAACCTACCGAGAGCTGCGACTGctcaaacacatgaagcacGAGAAC GTGATCGGCCTGTTGGATGTGTTCACACCAGCAACGAGTCTGGAGGAGTTCAATGACGT GTACCTGGTGACCCACCTCATGGGGGCAGACCTCAACAACATCGTGAAGTGCCAAAAGCTGACGGATGACCACGTCCAGTTCCTCATCTACCAGATCCTCCGAGGCCTGAAG TACATCCACTCTGCAGACATCATCCACCGA GACTTGAAGCCCAGTAACCTGGCCGTGAACGAAGACTGTGagctcaag ATCCTGGACTTCGGGCTGGCGCGGCACACGGATGACGAGATGACGGGCTACGTGGCCACGCGGTGGTACCGCGCCCCGGAGATCATGCTCAACTGGATGCACTACAACATGACAG TGGACATCTGGTCGGTGGGCTGCATCATGGCGGAACTACTGACTGGACAGACGCTCTTCCCGGGCACAGACC ATATAaaccagctgcagcagataaTGCGCCTGACGGGgacgcccccctcctccctgatCAGCAGGATGCCCAGCCATGAG GCGAGGAACTACATCAACTCCCTGCCCCAGATGCCCAAGAGGAACTTTGCTGATGTGTTTATTGGGGCCAACCCTCTCG CGGTGGACCTGCTGGAGAAGATGCTGGTGCTGGACACAGACAAGCGGATCACGGCGTCGGAGGCTCTGGCCCACCCGTACTTCGCCCAGTACCACGACCCGGACGACGAGCCCGAGGCGGAGCCCTACGACCAGAGCTTCGAGAGCCGTGAGCTGGAGATCGAGGAATGGAAGA ggTTGACCTACGAGGAGGTTCTCATCATgagttcttgttcttcagggTTGACCTACGAGGAGGTTCTCAGCTTTGAGGCGCCGTCCTTCGATGGAGATGAGATGGAATCCTGA